One stretch of Flavobacterium sp. 9 DNA includes these proteins:
- a CDS encoding heavy metal translocating P-type ATPase — MTHQYIISGMSCDGCRKKVEKTLNTIEGIQAEVTLNPPLATITMEKHIATEKFQEALTEAGKYTIEMTSSKNTSEAPVKSCCSGNKKENHEGHHHKKETAVTHNHNTTGIFYCPMHCEVDKTYNKPGDCPVCGMDLVPQVATNTTQFTCPMHPEVVSNEPGDCPICGMDLVPMQASESEENKTYTDLLKKMKIAILFTLPIFIISMSEMIPNNPLYKIMPVESWNWVQFLFSIPVLFYAGWMFFVRAYKSIITWNLNMFTLIGIGTGVAFLFSIAGMFFPDIFPSEFKSHHGTIHLYFEAATVIITLVLLGQLLEAKAHGQTNGAIKALLKLAPTEATLVENGNDKVISIHNIKKGDLLRVKPGEKIPVDGKITIGESNIDEAMITGEPIPVDKKVGDSVIAGTINGTKSFVMIAEKVGSETLLSQIIQMVNDASRSRAPIQKLADRVAKYFVPTVVIISIITFFVWAKFGPEPAYIYGLINAIAVLIIACPCALGLATPMSVMVGVGKGAQFGILIKNAEALENMSKIDVLITDKTGTITEGKPSVEKIYAVNNNEDLLLQNIASLNQHSEHPLAQAVVNFAKAKNQTILDVPDFEAVAGKGVIGTVNNSKVALGNKKLILQVGASISEDIESKIVAEQNLGKTVSYIAVDKVVLGYVTITDAIKENSVKAIKDLIDQGVEVIMMTGDNGNTAKAVANQLHLSSFKADCLPEDKLKEIQRLQAEGKIVAMAGDGINDAPALAQANIGIAMGTGTDVAIESAKITLVKGDLNGIVKAKKLSYSVMKNIKQNLFFAFIYNVLGVPIAAGILYPVFGILLSPMLAALAMSLSSVSVIVNALRLRNLKL; from the coding sequence ATGACGCATCAATATATAATTTCAGGAATGTCGTGCGATGGATGTCGTAAAAAAGTCGAGAAAACTTTGAATACGATTGAAGGAATTCAAGCCGAAGTAACTTTAAATCCTCCATTGGCAACTATAACAATGGAAAAACATATTGCAACTGAAAAATTTCAAGAAGCTTTAACCGAAGCCGGAAAGTACACTATTGAGATGACTTCATCTAAAAATACCTCAGAAGCGCCCGTTAAATCATGTTGTTCCGGTAACAAAAAAGAAAATCACGAAGGACATCATCACAAAAAAGAAACTGCAGTAACTCACAATCATAATACAACAGGAATTTTTTATTGTCCGATGCATTGCGAAGTTGATAAAACCTATAACAAACCCGGAGATTGTCCCGTTTGTGGAATGGATTTAGTTCCACAAGTGGCTACAAACACAACTCAATTTACTTGCCCAATGCATCCGGAAGTTGTTTCGAATGAACCAGGCGATTGCCCAATTTGCGGAATGGATTTGGTGCCAATGCAAGCTTCTGAATCTGAGGAAAACAAAACTTATACTGACTTATTAAAGAAAATGAAGATTGCGATTTTGTTCACGCTTCCGATCTTTATTATATCAATGTCAGAAATGATTCCCAATAATCCGTTGTATAAAATAATGCCTGTCGAAAGTTGGAATTGGGTTCAATTCTTATTTTCAATTCCGGTGCTTTTTTACGCGGGTTGGATGTTTTTTGTTCGTGCTTACAAATCGATTATTACCTGGAATCTAAATATGTTTACTCTTATTGGGATTGGAACCGGAGTTGCTTTCTTGTTTAGTATTGCCGGAATGTTCTTTCCGGATATTTTTCCATCTGAATTTAAATCACATCACGGAACCATTCATCTTTATTTTGAAGCTGCAACAGTTATTATAACCTTAGTTTTATTAGGACAATTATTAGAAGCAAAAGCGCACGGACAAACAAACGGAGCCATAAAAGCTTTATTGAAATTAGCCCCAACAGAAGCTACTTTGGTAGAAAACGGAAATGACAAAGTAATATCGATTCATAATATTAAAAAAGGAGATTTACTTCGAGTAAAACCAGGAGAGAAAATTCCAGTTGACGGAAAAATTACCATCGGCGAAAGCAATATTGATGAAGCTATGATTACCGGAGAACCAATTCCGGTGGATAAAAAAGTGGGCGATTCTGTAATTGCAGGAACCATAAACGGAACTAAATCATTTGTTATGATTGCCGAAAAAGTAGGTTCAGAAACTTTGCTTTCTCAAATTATACAAATGGTAAATGATGCAAGTCGTTCGAGAGCGCCAATCCAGAAACTGGCAGATCGTGTGGCTAAATATTTTGTTCCAACGGTTGTCATTATTTCGATTATAACGTTTTTCGTTTGGGCGAAATTTGGTCCTGAACCAGCTTATATCTACGGATTAATTAATGCGATTGCTGTTTTAATTATCGCTTGTCCTTGTGCTTTAGGATTAGCAACTCCAATGTCTGTAATGGTTGGAGTTGGTAAAGGAGCGCAATTCGGGATTCTGATAAAAAATGCAGAAGCTTTGGAAAACATGAGCAAAATAGACGTTTTGATCACGGATAAAACCGGAACTATTACCGAAGGAAAACCTTCTGTAGAAAAAATATATGCTGTTAATAATAACGAAGATCTTTTACTTCAAAATATCGCTTCATTAAATCAACATAGCGAGCATCCTTTGGCGCAAGCCGTAGTAAATTTTGCTAAAGCTAAAAACCAAACAATTCTTGACGTTCCGGATTTTGAAGCCGTTGCCGGAAAAGGAGTTATAGGAACAGTGAATAATTCAAAAGTTGCTTTAGGAAATAAAAAACTAATACTTCAGGTTGGCGCTTCTATTTCTGAAGATATTGAAAGCAAAATCGTTGCCGAACAAAATCTGGGTAAAACGGTTTCTTATATCGCCGTTGATAAAGTTGTTTTGGGCTATGTAACAATTACAGACGCCATTAAAGAAAATAGTGTAAAAGCGATCAAAGATTTAATCGATCAAGGTGTTGAAGTGATTATGATGACGGGAGATAATGGGAATACTGCCAAAGCGGTTGCAAATCAATTGCACTTAAGTTCGTTTAAAGCCGATTGTCTTCCGGAAGATAAACTAAAAGAAATTCAGCGTTTGCAAGCCGAAGGTAAAATTGTTGCCATGGCGGGCGACGGAATCAATGATGCTCCGGCTTTGGCTCAAGCCAATATTGGAATCGCAATGGGAACCGGAACTGATGTTGCTATAGAAAGTGCTAAAATTACGCTTGTAAAAGGTGACTTAAACGGAATTGTAAAAGCTAAAAAACTAAGTTATTCGGTGATGAAAAACATCAAACAAAATTTATTCTTCGCCTTTATTTATAATGTTTTGGGCGTTCCTATTGCCGCAGGAATTTTATATCCGGTATTTGGGATTTTGCTTTCGCCGATGTTGGCTGCGCTGGCAATGAGTTTAAGTTCGGTTTCGGTAATTGTAAACGCACTAAGATTGCGAAATCTAAAACTTTAA
- a CDS encoding multicopper oxidase domain-containing protein, with protein MKLHTILIVFLIAVSANAQKVVRYDLYVRDTIVNFSGKEKRALTVNGQIPMPTLTFTEGDIAEIYVHNELKNEDTALHWHGLFLPNKEDGVPYLTQMPIKPGTTHKYSFPIIQNGTYWYHSHSGLQEQIGLYGLFIINKKKDDPTFRKGIDDLPTIPVILSEWTDLKPENVQRMLHNANDWFAIKKGTTQSYAEAIKKGQFSTKVTNEWKRMNAMDVSDVYYEKFLINGKNEDQLSQFKAGDKVRLRIANGGASSYFWLTYGGGKITVVASDGNDVEPVEVDRLIIAVSETYNIVVTIPEDHKSFAFLATAEDRTGSASLFIGEGTKQPVKHLPKLKYFEGMKMMNDMMKMNGEMNDMGMKMSLNKMDMNAVMYPEISGEDESEKTEDHSMHNMEGMKMDDMKMSNDSTETAEITTLNYGMLKSPTVTTLPKDAPVKELRFELSGNMNRYVWSLDNKVISETDKILIKKGENVRITLYNGSMMRHPMHLHGHDFRIINEHGEYSPLKNVIDIMPMETDTIEFQANADGDWFFHCHILYHMMAGMGRIFTYENSAPNPLIHHPEMAYKMLKMDDRMFHFMAENDFASNGNDGEAMFSNTRWSIGTEWRLGYNNEHGYETETHIGRYIGKMQWFMPFIGFDWRYRRMGMDEQEQNMFGQKNTKDNRSVFSAGMEYTLPMLVKAQVEVYTDGNVRVQFERKDIPLSSRLRMNLMWNTDKEYMAGLKYIVGRNFGITTHYDSDMGIGFGLNLNY; from the coding sequence ATGAAACTACATACTATTCTAATTGTGTTTTTAATTGCCGTTAGCGCAAATGCTCAAAAAGTAGTTCGTTACGATTTATACGTTCGCGATACGATTGTCAATTTTTCGGGAAAAGAAAAACGTGCACTTACTGTGAATGGACAAATCCCAATGCCAACTTTGACTTTTACTGAAGGTGATATTGCGGAAATTTACGTTCATAACGAATTAAAAAACGAAGATACGGCGTTGCATTGGCACGGATTATTTCTGCCAAATAAAGAAGATGGAGTTCCGTATTTAACGCAAATGCCAATTAAACCAGGAACGACACATAAATATAGTTTCCCAATTATTCAAAACGGAACTTATTGGTATCACAGCCATTCCGGATTGCAGGAACAAATAGGTTTGTATGGACTTTTTATTATTAATAAGAAGAAAGACGATCCTACTTTTAGAAAAGGAATTGATGATTTACCAACAATTCCGGTTATTCTAAGCGAATGGACGGATTTGAAACCTGAGAATGTTCAACGAATGCTTCACAATGCCAACGATTGGTTTGCTATAAAAAAAGGAACGACTCAAAGTTATGCCGAAGCGATTAAGAAAGGGCAATTTTCGACAAAAGTCACCAACGAATGGAAACGCATGAATGCCATGGATGTGAGTGATGTATATTATGAGAAGTTTTTAATTAACGGAAAAAATGAAGATCAACTTTCGCAATTTAAAGCGGGTGATAAAGTCCGATTGCGAATTGCAAACGGTGGCGCTTCGAGTTATTTCTGGCTGACTTATGGCGGCGGAAAAATAACGGTTGTTGCGAGCGACGGAAATGATGTTGAACCTGTAGAAGTGGATCGATTGATTATTGCGGTTTCTGAAACTTATAATATTGTGGTTACAATTCCTGAAGATCATAAATCGTTTGCTTTTTTGGCTACAGCCGAAGACAGAACCGGATCTGCTTCCTTATTTATAGGCGAAGGAACGAAACAGCCTGTCAAACATCTTCCGAAATTGAAATATTTTGAAGGAATGAAAATGATGAATGATATGATGAAGATGAACGGCGAAATGAATGATATGGGTATGAAAATGTCTCTGAATAAAATGGACATGAATGCTGTGATGTATCCTGAAATTTCGGGCGAAGACGAATCTGAAAAAACCGAAGATCATTCTATGCATAATATGGAAGGCATGAAAATGGACGATATGAAAATGTCTAATGATTCTACAGAAACTGCCGAAATTACAACTTTGAATTACGGAATGCTGAAATCTCCAACCGTGACAACTTTACCAAAAGATGCGCCGGTAAAAGAACTACGTTTTGAATTGTCCGGAAATATGAACCGTTATGTTTGGAGTTTAGACAACAAAGTGATTTCTGAAACGGATAAAATCTTAATCAAAAAAGGCGAAAACGTTCGGATTACATTATATAATGGTTCGATGATGCGTCACCCAATGCATTTACATGGACACGATTTCAGGATTATTAACGAACATGGCGAATATTCTCCGCTTAAAAATGTGATTGATATTATGCCAATGGAAACTGATACAATCGAATTTCAGGCAAATGCCGATGGCGATTGGTTTTTCCACTGTCACATCTTATATCATATGATGGCGGGAATGGGGCGTATTTTTACTTATGAAAATTCAGCTCCAAATCCGTTGATTCATCATCCTGAAATGGCGTACAAAATGCTAAAAATGGACGATCGAATGTTTCATTTTATGGCTGAGAATGATTTTGCGTCAAACGGAAATGACGGTGAAGCAATGTTCAGCAACACGCGTTGGAGCATTGGAACGGAATGGAGATTGGGTTATAACAATGAACATGGTTATGAAACCGAAACGCATATTGGTAGATATATTGGCAAAATGCAATGGTTTATGCCTTTTATAGGTTTCGATTGGCGTTATAGAAGAATGGGAATGGACGAACAGGAACAAAATATGTTCGGACAAAAGAATACCAAAGATAATCGTTCGGTTTTTAGTGCCGGTATGGAATATACTTTGCCAATGCTTGTAAAAGCGCAAGTTGAGGTTTACACCGATGGAAATGTAAGGGTTCAATTTGAACGAAAAGATATTCCGCTTTCGAGCCGTTTGCGAATGAACTTAATGTGGAATACAGATAAGGAATATATGGCGGGACTAAAATATATCGTTGGCAGAAACTTTGGAATTACCACACATTATGATAGTGATATGGGAATTGGCTTTGGATTGAATCTGAATTATTAA
- a CDS encoding DUF4442 domain-containing protein: protein MAISVSKLNKFVLFKLPSAYICGVRVKAIDDDRCVVSVKHRWINQNPFNSMYFAVQAMAAELTTGALVISQIQQSGKKISMLVANNKGNFTKKATGRITFVCNDGHLIAEAIQRTIATGEGQTFWMKSIGTNEEGVQVSEMDFEWSVRIK, encoded by the coding sequence ATGGCAATTTCAGTTTCCAAACTCAATAAATTTGTATTATTCAAATTACCATCAGCATACATTTGCGGTGTACGCGTAAAAGCAATCGACGACGACAGATGCGTTGTAAGCGTAAAACACAGATGGATTAATCAGAATCCTTTTAATTCGATGTACTTTGCAGTTCAGGCAATGGCAGCCGAATTAACAACAGGAGCTTTAGTGATTTCTCAAATTCAGCAAAGCGGAAAAAAGATTTCAATGTTGGTTGCCAATAATAAAGGAAACTTCACCAAAAAAGCTACCGGAAGAATCACATTCGTTTGTAACGACGGACATTTAATAGCCGAAGCAATCCAAAGAACAATCGCAACAGGCGAGGGACAAACTTTCTGGATGAAATCTATAGGAACAAATGAAGAAGGCGTTCAGGTTTCAGAAATGGATTTTGAATGGAGCGTAAGAATTAAATAG
- a CDS encoding DUF4870 domain-containing protein translates to METTTPLIMETSSEKNTATFTHLSTLSQYIIPFGNYIFPILIWTSYKDKSEFVNHHGKQTLNFQLSLLLYTLILALIAIPIFIAVIFQNLPMEAVFNDDDFYIRNINFQGNIGLLSIGATAVVLFGLLKFVEFFLVIYASIKASNGELYKYPLTIPFIK, encoded by the coding sequence ATGGAAACAACAACACCACTCATCATGGAAACATCATCAGAAAAGAACACTGCAACGTTCACACATTTAAGTACTTTGAGTCAATATATTATTCCGTTTGGGAATTATATTTTTCCAATATTGATCTGGACGAGTTACAAAGACAAATCGGAATTTGTAAATCATCACGGAAAACAAACGCTTAATTTTCAGTTAAGCTTATTGCTTTATACTTTGATTTTGGCTTTGATCGCAATTCCGATTTTTATAGCTGTCATTTTTCAAAATCTTCCAATGGAAGCTGTTTTTAACGATGACGATTTCTATATCAGAAATATTAATTTTCAAGGAAACATTGGATTGTTAAGTATTGGAGCAACGGCGGTAGTACTTTTTGGATTATTAAAATTTGTTGAATTCTTTTTAGTGATTTATGCTTCGATAAAAGCTTCAAACGGAGAATTGTATAAATATCCGCTTACGATTCCTTTTATAAAGTAA
- a CDS encoding PadR family transcriptional regulator gives MNIENTKAQMRKGVLEFCILSVLKEKDAYTSEILDTLKNAKLLVVEGTVYPLLTRLKNDGLLNYRWEESTSGPPRKYYGLTEIGQTFLNELSGTWTELSDAVNLITNQNQ, from the coding sequence ATGAACATTGAAAACACAAAAGCACAGATGCGCAAAGGTGTTCTTGAGTTTTGCATCTTATCAGTATTGAAAGAAAAAGACGCTTATACATCAGAAATATTAGACACTTTAAAAAACGCAAAATTACTAGTTGTTGAGGGAACAGTTTACCCACTTTTGACTAGGCTGAAAAACGACGGTTTGCTAAATTATCGTTGGGAAGAATCGACCTCTGGGCCACCACGAAAATATTATGGATTAACCGAAATAGGACAAACTTTTTTAAACGAACTTAGCGGAACCTGGACAGAATTGTCTGACGCCGTAAATCTAATCACCAATCAAAATCAATAA
- a CDS encoding PspC domain-containing protein: protein MNKTVNINLGGMFFHIDEDAYLKLTRYFDAIKRSLNNSSGQDEIIKDIEMRVSELLTEKQKSEKHVVGLKDVDEVIAVMGQPEDYIIEDEEKPNQSFNDYGTRKHKKLYRDKEKGMIGGVATGLGHYFGIDAVWIKILFLVFVFAGFGTGILAYFVLWVVTPEAITTSEKLEMTGEPVTISNIEKKVREEIEGLSDRFKNADYDAMGNQVKSGAERISSSFGDFVMTVFKIFAKFLGVILIISGISILIALLIGVFTLGTNVFVDFPWQNFVDAGNFTDYPIWSFGLLMFFAIGIPFFFLTLLGFKLLSPNLKSIGNITKYTLLAIWIIAVAIAISIGIKQATELSYDNKTIEKKDISARATDTLYVKFRYNDYYAKSLNQHSDFEFVQDSANNQLIYSTDVRLHVLHTDKATAYLQIEKSARGNSFVNARQRAEKINYKYQINGNHLVLDNYFLTDVKNKFRGQEVDVYLYLPEGQLFKPDASVQDYDDSDNDFFNLHFSGDYNYKVEGSKIKCLNCPAEENEYNDGNNDGDNDYEYDDEGRIINNDTVKEVSIKINGKEVLNGKKTSGKLTTDKNGVIIKIN from the coding sequence ATGAACAAAACAGTAAATATTAACTTAGGCGGTATGTTTTTTCACATCGATGAAGACGCATATTTAAAATTGACACGCTATTTTGACGCTATAAAACGATCACTTAACAACTCGTCTGGTCAGGATGAAATTATTAAAGATATCGAAATGCGTGTTTCTGAATTATTAACAGAAAAACAAAAAAGCGAAAAACATGTTGTAGGCTTAAAAGACGTTGACGAAGTGATTGCGGTTATGGGACAACCTGAGGACTACATTATTGAGGACGAAGAAAAACCAAATCAGTCTTTTAATGATTACGGTACAAGAAAACATAAAAAATTATACCGCGATAAAGAAAAAGGTATGATTGGTGGTGTTGCAACTGGTTTAGGACATTATTTTGGAATTGACGCTGTTTGGATTAAAATACTATTCTTAGTATTTGTTTTCGCAGGTTTTGGAACAGGGATTTTAGCTTATTTCGTTCTTTGGGTTGTAACTCCGGAAGCGATTACAACTTCTGAGAAATTGGAAATGACTGGAGAACCGGTTACAATTTCGAACATCGAGAAAAAAGTTCGTGAAGAGATTGAAGGACTATCTGACAGATTTAAAAATGCGGATTATGATGCAATGGGAAACCAGGTAAAGTCGGGAGCTGAGAGAATAAGTAGTTCATTTGGAGACTTTGTTATGACGGTTTTTAAAATCTTTGCTAAATTTTTAGGAGTAATCTTAATCATATCAGGGATTAGTATTTTGATCGCATTATTGATTGGAGTTTTTACTTTAGGAACGAATGTTTTTGTTGATTTTCCGTGGCAAAACTTTGTTGACGCAGGAAACTTTACAGACTATCCTATCTGGTCATTTGGTTTACTGATGTTCTTTGCAATTGGAATTCCGTTTTTCTTTTTGACTCTTTTAGGTTTCAAATTGTTATCTCCAAACTTAAAATCAATCGGAAACATAACAAAATACACATTGTTAGCCATCTGGATTATCGCTGTTGCAATTGCAATTAGTATTGGAATCAAACAAGCAACGGAACTTTCTTATGACAACAAAACAATTGAGAAAAAAGATATAAGTGCTCGTGCGACTGATACTCTTTATGTAAAATTCAGATACAATGATTATTACGCTAAAAGCCTTAATCAACATAGTGATTTTGAATTCGTTCAGGATTCTGCAAACAATCAATTGATTTATTCTACTGACGTTCGTTTACATGTATTACATACTGATAAAGCAACGGCTTATTTGCAAATAGAGAAAAGCGCAAGAGGAAATTCTTTTGTGAATGCAAGACAAAGAGCGGAGAAAATCAACTATAAATATCAAATCAATGGTAATCATTTAGTTCTTGATAATTACTTTTTGACAGATGTAAAAAACAAATTTAGAGGTCAGGAAGTTGATGTATATTTGTACTTACCAGAGGGTCAATTATTTAAACCAGACGCTTCGGTTCAGGATTATGATGACTCTGATAATGATTTTTTCAACTTACACTTTAGCGGAGACTATAACTACAAAGTTGAAGGATCAAAAATTAAATGTCTAAACTGTCCAGCAGAAGAAAATGAATATAATGATGGTAACAATGACGGAGACAATGATTACGAATACGACGATGAAGGCAGAATAATTAACAACGATACTGTAAAAGAAGTATCGATTAAAATAAATGGAAAAGAAGTTTTAAACGGGAAAAAAACATCAGGAAAATTAACCACTGATAAAAACGGAGTAATAATTAAAATTAACTAA
- a CDS encoding head GIN domain-containing protein, producing MIKIIIHITKLIVVTITALLFASCNLNMNTIEGSGNVTTEKRIVQGDFKNIRVSNAIDLVIEQSDSTSITVEADDNLQKEIETTVENGTLVIRCKFNSFRNISQKKVTVKMPVINKIEASSAASVASKNIIQGQDIELETSSAATMDVNVESDNISCITSSGSSITIEGKALKTITRASSGSSVNAGKLFANEIEADASSGGNLEVHPILSLKAGASSGGSINYNNAPKTIEKTASSGGSISQG from the coding sequence ATGATTAAAATAATCATTCATATTACGAAATTAATTGTTGTTACAATAACCGCATTATTATTTGCTTCATGTAATTTAAACATGAATACTATTGAAGGAAGTGGAAATGTAACGACCGAGAAAAGAATTGTTCAGGGAGATTTTAAAAATATCAGAGTGAGCAATGCGATCGATTTAGTTATCGAACAATCTGATTCTACTTCAATTACTGTAGAAGCTGATGATAACTTGCAGAAAGAAATTGAAACTACGGTTGAAAATGGAACTTTAGTAATCAGATGTAAATTCAATTCTTTCCGTAACATCTCTCAAAAAAAGGTGACTGTTAAAATGCCTGTTATTAATAAAATAGAGGCTTCAAGCGCTGCATCTGTAGCGAGTAAAAATATTATTCAGGGACAAGATATAGAATTAGAAACATCAAGTGCCGCAACAATGGATGTAAATGTAGAATCAGACAACATTTCATGTATAACAAGCAGCGGAAGTTCTATTACAATTGAAGGAAAAGCTTTAAAAACAATTACCAGAGCTTCAAGCGGATCTAGTGTAAATGCTGGTAAATTATTCGCAAATGAAATTGAGGCAGATGCTTCAAGCGGAGGAAATCTGGAAGTTCACCCTATTTTGAGTCTGAAAGCCGGTGCATCAAGTGGAGGAAGTATTAATTATAACAATGCTCCTAAAACAATTGAAAAAACTGCTAGTTCAGGAGGAAGCATTAGTCAGGGCTAA
- a CDS encoding GIN domain-containing protein, translated as MKKHAALILLLLVTTLTFAQKREKIKGSKIVTVSQKEVGDFDAIEADDNLEVYLEKGEKNEIRIEADDNLHDIIGMDLRDKTLRLYTSKESTIFKKLSVRITYTSSLKNVIAKNEAIIYAIQEVQLDDITFNSVDFSKLFLNVNSKKFTLVADDKSKTELNLKSEDASLQLSKSASIKTLVSAIKFKCDLYQKSNAAIEGIAEKATIRLDNNSIFTGTKFTLKEANITAESYSVGSILAETTVSLAIGDKAELSLFGNPAIQLTRFSEEAKLFKKIK; from the coding sequence ATGAAAAAACATGCAGCCCTAATCCTATTATTACTAGTTACAACATTAACTTTTGCTCAAAAAAGAGAAAAAATAAAAGGTTCTAAAATTGTTACTGTATCACAAAAAGAAGTTGGAGATTTTGACGCTATCGAAGCCGACGACAATCTGGAGGTTTATTTGGAAAAAGGAGAAAAAAACGAAATTAGAATTGAAGCCGATGACAATTTACATGATATCATCGGGATGGATTTAAGAGATAAAACACTTCGCTTATATACTTCGAAAGAAAGTACCATCTTCAAAAAGCTTAGCGTACGTATTACATACACAAGTTCCTTAAAGAATGTAATTGCCAAAAATGAAGCTATAATCTATGCCATTCAGGAAGTTCAACTAGATGATATTACTTTTAATAGTGTTGATTTTTCTAAATTATTTCTGAATGTAAATTCAAAAAAATTCACCTTAGTCGCTGATGATAAATCAAAAACAGAATTGAATTTAAAATCTGAAGATGCTAGTTTGCAATTGAGTAAATCTGCTTCTATTAAGACATTAGTATCAGCAATAAAATTCAAATGTGATTTATATCAAAAATCTAATGCCGCTATTGAAGGAATTGCAGAGAAAGCAACTATACGACTAGATAATAATTCAATTTTTACAGGAACAAAATTCACTCTAAAAGAGGCAAACATTACTGCTGAAAGTTATTCTGTTGGAAGTATTTTGGCAGAAACTACCGTTTCATTAGCAATTGGAGATAAAGCCGAACTTTCTCTTTTTGGAAATCCAGCCATTCAGTTAACCCGTTTCTCTGAGGAAGCAAAACTTTTTAAGAAGATAAAATAG
- the trxB gene encoding thioredoxin-disulfide reductase, with amino-acid sequence MSDTIEKIKCLIIGSGPAGYTAAIYAARANMNPVLYQGMQPGGQLTTTNEVENFPGYVDGVTGPEMMIQLQEQAKRFGADIRDGWATKVDFSGDIHKVWINDTIELHCETVIISTGASAKYLGLPSEQHYLQMGGGVSACAVCDGFFYRNQEVVIVGAGDSACEEAHYLSKLCKKVTMLVRSEKFRASKIMEDRVRKTENIEILMNHDTVEVLGDENVVHAIKAKNKTTGEVFDIPATGFFVAIGHKPNTDIFKDYITLDETGYIINTPGTSNTNVPGVFVAGDAADHVYRQAITAAGTGCMAALDAERYLASKE; translated from the coding sequence ATGTCAGATACAATCGAAAAAATTAAATGCCTAATTATTGGTTCTGGTCCTGCAGGATATACTGCGGCTATTTATGCTGCCAGAGCAAATATGAATCCAGTATTATATCAAGGAATGCAGCCTGGAGGTCAGTTGACTACAACTAATGAAGTAGAAAATTTTCCTGGTTATGTTGATGGAGTTACAGGACCTGAAATGATGATTCAGTTACAAGAACAAGCAAAACGTTTTGGTGCTGATATTCGTGATGGTTGGGCTACTAAAGTTGATTTTTCAGGCGATATTCATAAAGTTTGGATTAATGATACAATCGAATTGCACTGTGAAACCGTTATTATTTCTACAGGAGCATCAGCAAAATATTTAGGATTACCATCAGAACAACATTATTTACAAATGGGAGGTGGAGTTTCTGCTTGTGCTGTTTGCGACGGATTTTTCTACCGTAATCAGGAAGTTGTAATTGTTGGAGCGGGAGATTCAGCTTGTGAAGAAGCACATTACCTATCTAAACTTTGTAAAAAAGTAACGATGTTGGTAAGAAGCGAAAAATTTAGAGCTTCTAAAATCATGGAAGACCGTGTTCGTAAAACTGAAAATATCGAGATTTTAATGAATCACGATACAGTAGAAGTTTTAGGAGACGAAAATGTTGTTCATGCAATCAAAGCAAAAAACAAAACAACAGGTGAAGTTTTTGATATTCCTGCAACAGGATTTTTCGTTGCAATTGGTCATAAACCAAATACAGATATCTTCAAAGATTATATTACGCTTGACGAAACTGGATATATCATAAATACTCCGGGAACTTCTAATACAAACGTACCAGGTGTTTTTGTTGCCGGTGATGCTGCAGATCATGTGTACCGTCAGGCAATTACTGCTGCAGGTACAGGATGTATGGCTGCACTTGACGCTGAAAGATATTTGGCTTCTAAAGAATAA
- a CDS encoding RidA family protein yields MSQFKNSEKVFEIKGLSQAVVIPFENQKMIILSGQIPLNKQGELVGNDVKTQSIQIFENIKSILETCEANLSDIVKLGIFITDISQIAGYREARDQFINPDMPPTSTLVEVKGLFRNDVFIEIEIVAMLKN; encoded by the coding sequence ATGTCACAATTTAAAAATTCAGAAAAAGTATTTGAGATTAAAGGTTTATCTCAAGCAGTTGTAATTCCGTTCGAAAATCAGAAGATGATTATTCTCTCAGGACAAATTCCACTTAATAAGCAAGGCGAATTGGTTGGCAATGATGTAAAAACACAATCAATTCAAATTTTCGAAAATATCAAAAGTATTTTAGAAACCTGTGAAGCGAATCTTAGTGATATTGTAAAACTAGGAATTTTTATTACTGATATTTCACAAATAGCTGGGTACAGAGAAGCAAGAGATCAATTTATTAATCCTGATATGCCACCAACAAGTACTCTAGTAGAAGTTAAAGGATTGTTTAGAAACGATGTTTTTATCGAAATAGAAATTGTTGCGATGTTGAAAAATTAA